The Coffea arabica cultivar ET-39 chromosome 6e, Coffea Arabica ET-39 HiFi, whole genome shotgun sequence genome contains the following window.
TTGATCTTTCAATCTTTTACTAAAAAATTTTTGTGAACCCCACACTTATCTTGGTTTGTTCGAACAATCGGCTCAAGTCTCTCTTGTCTTGCACATTTCCCACCATTTCcttccctatatatatatctacCAATAAGCTTCAGTTTAAATCATCTTAGAGGCACATTTCTCTTCAAAGTACAACTAATATTCTTCAACAGATAGAGAAATACTAATGGCTTCTTCTTCTTGGAATTTGACTCCAATAGTATTTGTTTTATTGTCTCTCTTTGTCAGCTCAGCGTTCGCAAATTTCTACAACAATATTGATGTTACATGGGGCGATGGCCGTGCAAGAATCCTCAACAACGGAGACCTTCTTACTCTCTCCCTTGATAAAACTTCAGGCTCGGGTTTTCAATCCAAGAATGAATATCTCTTTGGAAAGATTGATATGCAGCTCAAGCTTGTCCCTGAAAATTCAGCTGGCACTGTAACTGCCTATTATGTAAGAACAGTTCTACCAAGTACTATTTAAAATATTGCTGAGCAAATATATCAAGTTTTCCTTTCAAAAATCCTGTTACTAATACCACGTCCTTGCCCACATGGTGCAGCTATCATCACAAGGACCAACTCATGATGAAATAGACTACGAATTCTTGGGAAACCTGAGTGGCGATCCTTATATTCTTCATACTAATGTATACGCTCAAGGCAAGGGTGGCCGGGAGCAACAATTCTACCTTTGGTTTGACCCCACTGCAGATTTCCACACCTATTCAATCCTTTGGAACCCGCAACGCATCATGTAAGTACAACTACAAATGCAAGAAATTCTTTCACTTAAAAACTTGACCACATCAAAACATTCGCATATTGTTCTTTATTagtttaaactttaaacataCACCctgcaaaaatttaaaaaataatttacgtTGCATacttaaatttatatatactaTAGTTTCCCTAGTTAACGTAAAATCTATGGTTCTATCTATACTTACATGACATATAACTTAtagttttcttctcttttttttttttcaattaattactagcCAGTAGAGTTTCAAAACATGCAAGTTTGTTTTGATCCTGAATTTTGGCTCTATATTTTCAGCTTTTCCGTGGATGGCACACCTATCAGGGAATACAAGAATCCCGAGTCTCTGGGTGTTCCATACCCAAAGAACCAACCAATGAGGATGTACTCAAGCCTGTGGAATGCTGATGACTGGGCAACAAGAGGTGGACTTGTCAAGACAGACTGGTCCAGGGCTCCATTCACTGCTTCCTACAGAAGC
Protein-coding sequences here:
- the LOC113696156 gene encoding xyloglucan endotransglucosylase/hydrolase protein 22 → MASSSWNLTPIVFVLLSLFVSSAFANFYNNIDVTWGDGRARILNNGDLLTLSLDKTSGSGFQSKNEYLFGKIDMQLKLVPENSAGTVTAYYLSSQGPTHDEIDYEFLGNLSGDPYILHTNVYAQGKGGREQQFYLWFDPTADFHTYSILWNPQRIIFSVDGTPIREYKNPESLGVPYPKNQPMRMYSSLWNADDWATRGGLVKTDWSRAPFTASYRSLNQNACIWSSGKSSCNSNSPSNNAWLNQELDATSQQRLQWVRKNYMIYNYCTDTKRFPQGFPAECSLQ